The following are encoded in a window of Phragmites australis chromosome 22, lpPhrAust1.1, whole genome shotgun sequence genomic DNA:
- the LOC133905275 gene encoding uncharacterized protein LOC133905275, translating into MGADGGSGGRKGSSPAKPVDGWAANLLAGLPSRGNFSESDIASSMGCLKVYLCLHDTAPPEGQVVKTDTNNILIRALQLNKQKSETKDASCKTPGESSKRKRNAARNLDGKNPSKRSNIGSSAGSSAHEESSSGFSEQTLQSFTVEKLRSLLKERGLSPRGKKDELIARLREASG; encoded by the exons ATGGGTGCcgatggcggcagcggcggccggaAGGGCTCGTCGCCGGCGAAACCAGTGGACGGCTGGGCGGCGAACTTGCTCGCCGGCCTCCCCTCCCGAGGCAACTTCTCCGAGAGCGACATCGCGTCCAGCATG GGATGCCTCAAGGTTTATCTCTGCCTGCACGACACGGCTCCTCCAG AGGGACAAGTTGTAAAGACGGACACAAACAATATTTTGATCAGAGCTCTCCAATTGAACAAACAGAAAAGTGAGACCAAAGATGCAAGCTGTAAGACACCAGGAGAAAGCAGCAAGAGGAAAAG GAATGCTGCAAGAAATTTAGATGGCAAGAATCCATCAAAAAGATCCAACATTGGTAGCTCTGCAGGGTCCTCTGCCCATG AAGAATCATCATCTGGTTTTTCTGAGCAGACGCTTCAGTCATTTACAGTGGAAAAGTTGCGTTCTCTTCTAAAAGAGAGAGGCCTCTCACCAAGAGGCAAGAAG GATGAATTGATTGCTCGCTTAAGAGAGGCCTCAGGTTGA